One window of Ciconia boyciana chromosome 10, ASM3463844v1, whole genome shotgun sequence genomic DNA carries:
- the CNPPD1 gene encoding protein CNPPD1, whose product MELDGLLLDEEGTFSLSGFQEFTFLPRHQQLSERVRKRLYYGWDKDCSLDNLSSPVADIAVELLQKVAPSPIRRLQKKYVSHVSREACISPCSMMLALVYIERLRHRNPEYLQQISSSDLFLISMMVASKYLYDEGEEEEVFNDEWGAAGKVDVQTMNTLEMNFLSAIDWSLYTDPRELFEVLSWLEGRVAEKQGMWRGWFTYTDLCVLMEQSMWQHVLGQFYQQVVKLACLLGVMYLTGFAAIFASVTVVHRSVCMRSVSPAAPWPTLFPEEGSCHLDAQPAPAPEQPQPELPDISPASSTHCLGENKTTEEPRHGGVTATALYLWGSMMTALSYPKAPDLAQQRSPPQGPFRRVPTACERSNRTVPAAAPGQPGPFGLAVLPVPPALHCHACLAGAGPTCDAAPDRKDWLDPLGLRQCSLHTAMDLSRIKSFIFPS is encoded by the exons aTGGAGCTGGACGGGCTGCTGCTGGACGAGGAGGGCACCTTCTCCCTCAGCGGCTTCCAGGAGTTCACG TTCCTGCCCAGGCACCAGCAGCTGAGCGAGAGGGTGCGGAAGCGGCTCTATTATGGCTGGGACAAAGACTGCAGCTTGGATAATCTCTCCAGCCCCGTGGCAG ATATCGCTGTGGAGTTGCTGCAGAAAGTTGCTCCCAGCCCTATCCGCAGACTCCAGAAGAAATACGTGTCTCATGTATCTCG GGAAGCTTGCATCTCGCCCTGCTCTATGATGCTGGCGCTGGTTTACATTGAGAGACTCCGGCACCGGAACCCCGAATACCTCCAGCAGATCTCATCTTCAGACCTCTTCCTGATCTCCATG ATGGTTGCTAGTAAGTACCTGTATGAtgagggtgaggaggaggaggtgttcAACGACGagtggggagcagcagggaaggtgGACGTCCAGACCATGAACACACTGGAGATGAACTTCCTGAGCGCCATT GACTGGAGTCTCTACACAGACCCCCGGGAGCTGTTTGAAGTGCTGAGCTGGCTGGAAGGACG tgtgGCAGAAAAGCAGGGCATGTGGCGTGGCTGGTTTACCTACACGGATCTGTGTGTCCTCATGGAGCAGTCCATGTGGCAGCACGTGCTGGGCCAGTTCTACCAGCAAGTGGTGAAG CTGGCCTGCCTCCTGGGCGTGATGTACCTGACCGGCTTCGCTGCCATCTTCGCCTCTGTCACTGTGGTGCACCGGTCCGTGTGCATGAGGAGCgtcagccctgcagccccctggccTACACTGTTCCCTGAAGAGGGCAGCTGCCACCTggatgcccagccagccccagcccctgagcagccccagcctgagCTGCCTGACATctctccagccagcagcacccattGCCTGGGGGAGAACAAGACAACAGAGGAACCACGTCACGGGGGTGTCACGGCGACTGCGCTGTACCTGTGGGGCAGCATGATGACGGCTCTGTCTTACCCGAAGGCGCCTGATCTAGCCCAGCAGAGGAGCCCCCCGCAAGGCCCCTTCCGGAGAGTACCCACCGCCTGTGAGAGATCTAACCGTACTGTacccgctgcagcccccggcCAGCCTGGCCCCTTCGGACTTGCTGTGCTCCCAGTTCCTCCAGCACTCCACTGCCATGCCTGCTTAGCGGGTGCAGGCCCCACATGTGATGCAGCCCCCGACCGCAAAGACTGGCTGGACCCCCTGGGGCTGAGGCAGTGCTCCTTGCACACTGCCATGGATCTCAGCAGAATCAAGAGCTTCATTTTTCCCAGCTAG
- the SLC23A3 gene encoding solute carrier family 23 member 3 produces MRGGSSMNGGYCGAPGAGSPVLASCSPQKMCSWMLSCCLALQHLAVQASLLCIFHLLLLPTLPEEPSHAQATSELLARSLFACGISTVLQTTLGSRLPLVQIPSFEYLVPAMVLSSHLSLGASTDRNGTAVASACPAPHCAVAGSRAAFLQEVSGAVLVSGLVQLVLGVSGMCGWAAQHCGPMVLAPSFSIIGLSAYKEAAFFCSTNWGVALLLMFLAVTFSQHLGSCRLPFCIWPQAQGGSTEPSVPTLRTFSVLLPFAGVCIVCAILSHLHVPWESLDLAMAQMSWANSTFHAPWLRIPYAGEWGWPLLTARALAVGIAMAIGCSMNSVGCYVLCGRLLRAPQLPPHACNRGLCMEGLGSLLAGLLGTPGGTAASIANTCATGLTQAGSRPSVQVSALACVVLGMSPRLAGLLTRIPLAVHGGVLCVTYAVAVGTGISYFQYTDIDSGRNIFIVGFAMFMALLVPRWLSTAPANLATGWVPLDLLFLSLLMVPVFLTSFLSFFLENTVSGTLEERGLLSELVLQKAGTGNRHPHGERGKASQAYGLPARLRRLLPSSCRAFPCCFLCPGGEEDEEKEEEEEGSHATEEETTVPGEGTHLLPKPGSGELQPARRPSETEMPAWHTMA; encoded by the exons ATGcggggaggcagcagcatgaATGGGGGCTACTGTGGAGCGCCTGGTGCCGGGAGCCCTGTGCTCGCATCCTGCTCCCCACAGAAGATGTGCTCCTGGATGCTGAGCTGTTGCTTAGCCCTTCAG CACCTGGCCGTGCAGGCCTCCTTGCTCTGcatcttccacctcctcctgctgcccaccctgcctgaGGAGCCGTCCCATGCCCAGGCCACCAGTGAGCTGCTGGCACGCAGCCTCTTTGCCTGTGGCATCTCCACGGTGCTGCAGACCACCCTGGGGAGCCG gctgccgCTGGTTCAAATCCCATCCTTTGAGTATCTGGTTCCTGCCATGGTGCTGAGCTCCCACCTGTCCCTCGGTGCCAGCACGGACAGGAACG GCACAGCCGTGGCCAGCGCATGCCCTGCACCGCACTGTGCCGTTGCAGGGAGCCGGGCTGCCTTTCTGCAAGAG GTCTCTGGAGCCGTGCTGGTCTCCGGGCTGGTTCAGCTGGTGCTGGGAGTGTCTGGCATGTGCGGGTGGGCAGCCCAGCACTGTGGGCCCATGGTCCTGGCTCCCAGCTTCTCCATCATTGGGCTGTCCGCATACAAGGAggctgctttcttctgctccaCTAACTGGGGGGTAGCGCTGCT GCTCATGTTCCTTGCTGTCACCTTCTCCCAGCACCTGGGGTCCTGCCGCTTGCCCTTCTGCATCTGGCCCCAGGCTCAGGGAGGCTCCACAGAGCCATCCGTCCCAACCCTGCGCACATTCTCG GTACTACTCCCATTTGCTGGTGTCTGCATTGTTTGTGCCATCCTCAGCCACCTCCATGTCCCCTGGGAATCGCTGGACCTGGCCATGGCACAGATGTCCTGGGCCAACAGCACGTTCCATGCCCCTTGGCTCCGCATCCCCTATGCAG GTGAGTGGGGGTGGCCGCTGCTCACCGCCCGGGCGCTGGCCGTGGGCATCGCCATGGCCATCGGTTGCAGCATGAACTCGGTGGGCTGCTACGTGCTGTGCGGGAGGCTGCTGCGAgccccccagctgcctccccatGCCTGCAACCGGGGGCTCTGCATGGAAGGGCTGGGCAGcctcctggcagggctgctgggcacGCCGGGGGGCACGGCCGCCAGCATCGCCAACACCTGTGCCACTGGCCTCACGCAG GCTGGCTCTCGCCCCTCAGTCCAAGTAAGTGCGCTGGCGTGCGTGGTGCTGGGCATGTCCCCGAGGCTGGCAGGGCTCCTCACCCGCATCCCGCTGGCGGTTCATG GGGGAGTGCTCTGCGTCACCTACGCTGTGGCCGTGGGCACGGGGATCTCCTACTTCCAGTACACGGACATTGACTCGGGGAGGAACATCTTCATCGTTGGCTTCGCCATGTTCATGGCACTGCTGGTGCCACGGTGGCTCAGCACCGCTCCAGCTAACCTGGCCACAG GCTGGGTGCCCCTGgacctcctcttcctctccctgctcaTGGTGCCTGTCTTCTTAACCAGTTTCTTGTCATTTTTCCTGGAGAACACGGTCTCAG GAACCCTGGAGGAGCGAGGGCTGCTCTCCGAGCTGGTGCTGCAGAAAGCCGGGACAGGCAATCGCCACCCTCACGGAGAGAGAGGCAAAGCCAGCCAGGCGTATGGGCTCCCTGCCAGGCTGAGAAGGCTGCTGCCATCctcctgcagagccttcccctgctgcttcctctgcccAGGGGGtgaggaagatgaggagaaggaggaagaggaggagggcagcCATGCCACCGAGGAGGAGACCACTGTACCAGGGGAAGGGACGCACCTGCTCCCCAAACCCGGCTCAGGGGAGCTGCAGCCGGCCAGGAGGCCGAGCGAGACAGAGATGCCCGCGTGGCACACCATGGCCTGa